From a region of the Bradyrhizobium sp. KBS0727 genome:
- a CDS encoding TetR/AcrR family transcriptional regulator, translated as MTGSRADTRTETRTVTWIEAGFAEIARSGVEGVRVEVLAKNLGVTKGGFYRRFRDRAALLEAMLQNWREGRIAAIEKQTSLDGTNARERLKALIALYSERMNTEGMGIELAIRQWARSDELAAAAVAGVDAARLKNVGQLYRATGLPGEEADAQAFLFYCFIFGQSLLFLERGPRKRAQLVAKSAEKLIEDD; from the coding sequence ATGACCGGCAGCAGGGCCGATACGCGGACGGAGACGCGGACAGTGACTTGGATCGAGGCCGGTTTTGCGGAAATTGCCCGCTCCGGCGTCGAGGGCGTGCGGGTCGAGGTGCTGGCGAAAAACCTCGGCGTCACCAAAGGCGGCTTCTATCGCCGCTTCCGCGACCGCGCGGCGCTGCTCGAGGCCATGCTGCAGAACTGGCGCGAGGGGCGCATTGCCGCGATCGAAAAGCAGACCAGCCTCGACGGCACAAACGCGCGCGAACGGCTGAAGGCGCTGATCGCGCTCTATTCGGAGCGCATGAATACCGAAGGCATGGGAATCGAGCTGGCGATCCGGCAATGGGCGCGGTCCGATGAGTTGGCGGCCGCAGCGGTCGCCGGCGTCGACGCCGCGCGCCTGAAGAATGTCGGGCAGCTCTATCGCGCCACCGGGCTGCCCGGCGAAGAGGCCGACGCGCAGGCGTTCCTGTTCTACTGCTTCATCTTCGGCCAGAGCCTGCTGTTTCTCGAGCGGGGCCCGCGCAAGCGCGCGCAGCTGGTGGCGAAGTCCGCCGAGAAGCTGATCGAAGACGACTAG
- a CDS encoding AbrB family transcriptional regulator has protein sequence MNLIPALKAVALPDRAKFLSTLETLSIGAAGGLLFLWAGLPGGLISGAMTAVGIAALAGRPLAVPPLLTQTVLVLLGISLGSLVSRQLIQHVGSYPLTIGLLALATFCSTFGSSLYLQRVHGWDSTSALLAGSPGALSQITILAVEKGADVAGIAVVQTMRVIILTAALPMLVALSGISPQASPSFGTAVASPLELAALIAASVAVALLLRLAKFPASWMFGAMIASSVLHGTGMIEGGLPNWIRGVALVGIGALIGSRFARMRTATLLKHINAGLGSFAVAIVISAIFVAVIVLTTHVRFADVVVAFAPGAMDAMLALALTLHIDPIFVGAHHLSRFVFVSITTPGIVHLFGRPQEDVDD, from the coding sequence GTGAACCTGATCCCCGCATTGAAGGCAGTCGCCCTTCCCGACCGCGCCAAATTCTTGTCGACCCTCGAGACGCTTTCGATCGGCGCCGCGGGCGGTCTGCTGTTTTTGTGGGCAGGCCTGCCGGGCGGGCTGATTTCCGGCGCGATGACCGCGGTCGGCATCGCCGCACTTGCCGGACGGCCGCTCGCCGTGCCGCCGCTCCTGACCCAGACCGTACTGGTGCTGCTCGGAATATCGCTGGGCTCGCTGGTGTCGCGGCAGCTGATCCAGCATGTCGGCTCCTATCCGCTGACCATTGGCCTCTTGGCGCTCGCGACCTTCTGCTCGACCTTCGGCTCCAGCCTTTACCTGCAGCGCGTCCATGGCTGGGATTCGACCTCGGCCTTGCTGGCCGGCAGCCCGGGTGCGCTGTCGCAAATCACCATCCTCGCCGTCGAGAAGGGCGCGGACGTCGCCGGAATAGCCGTGGTGCAGACCATGCGCGTGATCATCCTCACGGCGGCGCTGCCGATGCTGGTGGCGCTGAGCGGGATTTCGCCGCAGGCCTCGCCGAGCTTCGGCACGGCCGTCGCCTCGCCGCTCGAACTCGCCGCCCTGATCGCGGCTTCGGTCGCGGTCGCGCTGCTGCTGCGGCTGGCGAAATTTCCGGCGAGCTGGATGTTCGGTGCGATGATCGCCTCCAGCGTGCTGCACGGCACCGGCATGATCGAAGGCGGCCTGCCGAACTGGATCCGCGGCGTGGCGCTGGTCGGCATCGGCGCCCTGATCGGCTCGCGCTTCGCACGGATGCGAACCGCGACCCTGCTCAAGCATATCAACGCGGGGCTGGGCTCGTTTGCGGTAGCGATCGTGATCTCGGCGATCTTCGTCGCCGTCATCGTGCTGACCACGCATGTCCGTTTCGCCGACGTCGTGGTGGCGTTCGCGCCGGGCGCGATGGACGCCATGCTGGCGCTGGCGCTAACCCTGCACATCGATCCGATCTTCGTCGGCGCCCATCACCTCTCCCGCTTCGTGTTCGTCTCAATCACCACCCCCGGCATCGTCCATCTGTTCGGACGGCCGCAGGAAGATGTCGACGATTAG
- a CDS encoding PsiF family protein, whose translation MTKISAFATATAVASLLLMGAASAQTAAPAKTEAPKAAPAEKKAEKPRTAASLECSKEADAKGLHGKERKKFRSECKAGADKGDKPAAK comes from the coding sequence ATGACCAAGATTTCTGCTTTTGCCACCGCAACCGCCGTCGCTTCGTTGCTGCTGATGGGCGCCGCCTCGGCGCAGACCGCCGCCCCCGCCAAGACCGAGGCGCCCAAGGCCGCGCCGGCGGAAAAGAAGGCGGAGAAGCCCCGCACCGCGGCCTCCCTCGAATGCTCGAAGGAAGCCGACGCCAAGGGCTTGCACGGCAAGGAACGCAAGAAATTCCGTTCCGAATGCAAGGCCGGCGCCGACAAGGGTGACAAGCCTGCTGCGAAGTAA
- a CDS encoding disulfide bond formation protein B: protein MTSDAAANPTHAPASPALRAALAIAVIAAATLAGAWFFQLVLDIRPCPLCLEQRYAYYLAFPVGFLVALAAVRDAPRPVLLAGLAILLLAALANAWLGTYHAGVEWKFWQGPTDCTGPVGNFGSAGSLLDRLDTVKVIRCDEVQWRFLGLSLAGYNVLISLAMAAIAAWGLVSTRRR, encoded by the coding sequence TTGACATCAGATGCCGCCGCCAATCCGACGCATGCGCCCGCTAGCCCCGCGCTGAGGGCAGCGCTGGCGATCGCGGTCATTGCGGCCGCGACGCTCGCCGGCGCCTGGTTCTTCCAGCTGGTGCTGGATATCCGGCCCTGTCCGCTCTGCCTCGAACAGCGCTACGCCTATTACCTGGCATTCCCGGTCGGATTCCTGGTTGCCCTCGCAGCGGTCCGAGATGCGCCGCGCCCGGTACTGCTGGCGGGACTTGCGATCCTGCTGCTCGCAGCCCTCGCCAATGCCTGGCTCGGCACCTACCACGCCGGCGTCGAATGGAAATTCTGGCAGGGCCCGACCGATTGCACTGGCCCGGTCGGCAATTTCGGCAGCGCCGGCAGTCTGCTCGATCGTCTCGACACCGTGAAGGTGATCCGTTGCGACGAGGTGCAGTGGCGCTTTCTCGGCCTCTCGCTCGCCGGCTACAACGTGCTGATCTCGCTGGCGATGGCCGCGATCGCGGCCTGGGGTTTGGTTTCGACCCGGCGACGCTAG
- a CDS encoding phosphocholine-specific phospholipase C has product MTTTDRRDFLRVLSGATIAAATLPQSIGRALALPANHRTGTIRDIDHIVILTQENRGFDHYFGSLRGVRGFGDPRPAFLPSGKSVWHQPNGNSEVLPFHPTAPNLGAQFMVGTEHGWTKGHAAWNGGKYDQWIPNKGSQTMAYLTRADIPFHYALADAFTICDAYHCSVMGPTDPNRYYMWTGWVGNDGQGGGPVISNAEVGYDWPTFPERLEKAGVSWKIYQDVGNGLDANGYWGWTNNPYIGNYGDNSLLYFHQYQNAAPGTPLYDKARTGTNVLQGGTLFDRLRADVASNSLPQVSWIAAPEAYSEHANWPTNYGAWYISQVLDALTSNPEVWGRTALFINYDENDGLFDHIIPPYPPQSAAQGQSTVDASNEIFQGSASYPTANYPVGPYGLGTRVPMLVVSPWSKGGYVCSQVFDHTSLIQFIERRFGPHHPGLIETQISAWRRAICGDLTSAFNFARPDATVVAMPSTSGDAPPAADIASGKTYPSYVPAIPVNQTMPTQEGGLRPARPLPYELHVDGDADFPKRSFNIGFRNTGDAGACFHVRSGNTSAGPWTYTVEAGKSLSDTWNVAANPNGEYDLSVYGPNGFLRAFKGGIGIARANLDVDGRYGDDDSEFELAVTNRGAAACTVSIVNSYTNETMSHWLDRGQSVRKNWPLKESHGWYDLVIHVNTDQGFEQRLAGHIETGRDSASDPGIGIV; this is encoded by the coding sequence ATGACCACAACTGATCGTCGCGATTTTCTTCGCGTCTTGAGTGGCGCAACAATTGCTGCCGCTACACTACCGCAAAGCATCGGTCGCGCACTGGCGCTTCCCGCGAACCATCGCACCGGCACGATCCGGGACATCGATCACATCGTCATCCTCACGCAGGAGAATCGCGGGTTCGATCATTATTTCGGCAGTCTGCGCGGGGTGCGGGGATTTGGCGATCCGCGTCCGGCATTTCTGCCCTCCGGCAAGTCCGTGTGGCATCAGCCGAACGGCAATTCAGAAGTGCTGCCGTTCCATCCCACGGCGCCCAACCTCGGAGCGCAATTCATGGTTGGTACCGAGCACGGCTGGACGAAGGGCCATGCGGCATGGAATGGCGGAAAATACGATCAGTGGATCCCGAACAAGGGCAGCCAGACGATGGCGTATCTGACCCGCGCCGATATCCCGTTCCACTATGCCCTGGCCGACGCCTTCACCATCTGCGACGCCTACCATTGTTCGGTGATGGGTCCGACCGATCCGAACCGATATTATATGTGGACGGGCTGGGTCGGCAACGACGGTCAAGGCGGCGGACCGGTGATCAGCAACGCCGAGGTCGGGTATGACTGGCCGACCTTTCCGGAGCGCCTGGAAAAGGCTGGCGTGTCCTGGAAGATTTATCAGGATGTCGGAAACGGGTTGGATGCCAACGGGTATTGGGGCTGGACGAATAATCCCTACATCGGCAACTATGGCGATAATTCGTTGCTCTATTTCCATCAATATCAAAATGCCGCGCCAGGCACTCCGCTTTACGACAAGGCGAGGACAGGAACAAACGTCCTGCAGGGCGGAACTCTGTTCGACCGGCTCCGTGCGGATGTCGCCAGCAACTCCTTGCCGCAGGTTTCGTGGATCGCGGCTCCCGAGGCCTATTCGGAGCATGCGAATTGGCCAACCAATTACGGCGCCTGGTACATCAGCCAAGTGCTCGATGCGCTAACCTCCAATCCGGAGGTCTGGGGCAGGACCGCACTGTTCATCAATTACGACGAAAACGACGGCCTATTTGATCACATCATTCCGCCCTACCCGCCGCAATCCGCCGCGCAAGGCCAGTCCACGGTCGACGCGAGCAACGAGATATTTCAGGGCAGCGCGTCCTATCCCACCGCGAACTATCCCGTCGGTCCCTACGGCCTGGGCACCCGCGTGCCGATGCTCGTGGTGTCGCCCTGGAGCAAGGGCGGCTACGTCTGTTCGCAGGTGTTCGACCATACCTCGCTGATCCAGTTCATCGAGAGGCGCTTTGGTCCGCATCACCCCGGACTGATCGAGACTCAAATCTCCGCGTGGCGCCGTGCCATCTGCGGAGATCTGACATCCGCCTTCAATTTCGCCAGACCTGATGCCACGGTTGTGGCAATGCCGAGTACCTCCGGCGACGCGCCGCCGGCCGCCGACATCGCGTCGGGAAAAACCTACCCGAGCTACGTGCCGGCCATTCCGGTCAATCAAACGATGCCGACCCAAGAGGGTGGACTGCGCCCCGCGCGCCCGTTGCCGTATGAATTGCATGTGGATGGCGACGCCGATTTCCCGAAACGTTCGTTCAATATCGGCTTTCGCAATACCGGCGATGCCGGCGCGTGCTTCCACGTACGCTCCGGCAATACTTCCGCCGGACCATGGACCTATACGGTGGAGGCCGGCAAGTCGTTGTCCGATACCTGGAACGTCGCGGCGAACCCCAATGGCGAGTATGATCTTTCCGTTTACGGGCCGAACGGCTTTTTACGTGCGTTCAAGGGCGGCATCGGGATCGCCCGGGCCAATCTCGATGTTGACGGCCGCTACGGCGACGACGATTCCGAATTCGAACTGGCCGTCACCAATCGCGGGGCAGCGGCCTGCACGGTAAGCATCGTGAACTCCTACACCAATGAAACGATGAGCCATTGGCTGGATCGTGGTCAGTCGGTCAGGAAGAATTGGCCGCTGAAGGAGAGTCACGGCTGGTACGATCTGGTGATCCACGTCAACACCGACCAAGGCTTCGAGCAGCGTCTGGCCGGTCACATCGAGACCGGAAGAGACAGTGCCAGCGATCCGGGCATCGGAATCGTCTGA
- a CDS encoding ISNCY family transposase: MTVIAMSRTEIDRMSVLQDLAASRIKVADAATLMGVGRRQVFRLGKAFARHGPEALVSRRRGRPSNRSYPSGWRAKVLGIIRERYPDFGPTLAAEKLAELHGIHLGRETLRQWMIAAGLWKDRRARLKAVHQPRYRRDCCGELIQIDGSEHWWFEGRGPQCTLLVYIDDATSRLMHLQFVESENTFDYFAATRAYLERYGKPVAFYSDKHGVFRVNKKDAVRGDGMTQFGRALHALNIDIICANSSQAKGRVERANGTLQDRLVKEMRLSGIDTIEAGNAFLPAFMEKYNARFGKAPLEDRDLHRPLASHEDIDDAFAWKEERSVSVNLTLQYDQVLFILEPTKIARSLARKRVTVIDYPDGRLAIRYNGVDLPYRTFDKRPQVNQAALVENKRLGPILAYIAEQQKELDMSRSAKAPRRRGQKNHMFKVG, from the coding sequence ATGACGGTGATTGCGATGAGCCGGACGGAGATCGACCGGATGAGCGTGTTGCAGGATCTGGCTGCAAGCAGGATCAAGGTTGCGGACGCCGCGACGCTGATGGGTGTTGGCCGGCGTCAGGTGTTCCGGCTTGGCAAGGCCTTTGCGCGGCACGGTCCGGAGGCCCTGGTGTCGCGCCGGCGAGGCCGGCCGAGCAACCGCAGCTATCCGAGCGGCTGGCGCGCCAAAGTGCTTGGCATCATCCGGGAGCGTTACCCGGACTTCGGTCCGACGCTGGCGGCCGAGAAGCTGGCGGAGCTGCACGGCATTCACCTTGGGCGCGAGACGCTGCGGCAATGGATGATCGCGGCGGGCCTGTGGAAGGACCGCCGAGCGCGATTGAAGGCTGTTCACCAGCCGCGGTACCGGCGGGATTGTTGTGGCGAGCTGATCCAGATTGACGGGTCGGAGCACTGGTGGTTCGAGGGCCGCGGACCGCAATGCACCCTGCTCGTCTACATTGACGACGCCACCAGCCGACTGATGCATCTGCAGTTTGTCGAGAGCGAGAACACCTTCGACTATTTTGCGGCGACCCGAGCCTATCTAGAACGTTACGGCAAGCCGGTGGCGTTCTATTCGGACAAGCACGGCGTGTTCCGGGTCAACAAGAAGGATGCGGTCCGCGGCGATGGCATGACCCAGTTCGGACGGGCTTTGCATGCGCTCAATATCGACATCATCTGCGCCAACTCCTCGCAGGCCAAGGGCCGTGTCGAACGGGCCAATGGCACGCTGCAGGACCGGTTGGTCAAGGAGATGCGATTAAGCGGCATCGATACGATTGAGGCCGGCAACGCATTCCTGCCGGCGTTCATGGAGAAGTACAATGCGCGCTTTGGCAAAGCGCCGTTAGAGGATCGCGACCTGCATCGGCCGCTCGCCAGTCATGAAGATATCGATGATGCTTTCGCCTGGAAGGAAGAGCGCTCGGTCTCGGTGAACCTGACGCTGCAGTATGACCAGGTGCTCTTCATTCTCGAGCCAACCAAGATCGCACGGTCGCTGGCGCGCAAGCGGGTCACCGTGATTGACTACCCTGATGGGCGGCTGGCGATCCGCTACAACGGCGTCGATCTACCCTACCGCACTTTCGACAAGCGCCCGCAGGTCAACCAGGCCGCCCTCGTCGAGAACAAACGACTAGGGCCGATCCTGGCCTATATCGCCGAGCAGCAGAAGGAACTCGACATGTCCCGTTCCGCCAAGGCGCCGCGGCGACGAGGTCAAAAGAACCACATGTTCAAGGTCGGATAG
- the gspM gene encoding type II secretion system protein GspM has translation MKAIAILTKALSGSPALAAAAYAAVVLALLLSAIFSIADLLGQRAELASSASMLEQLEGRRSAATPGQAADAAAPAGSPNLEGATVTVAGAALIQRVAGAVTKFGGNVLSTQVELKGTQSKAGFLSILASCEIEQAGLQQLLYDIEAGMPFLFIDQLVVQAPANGSGSGSGKLRVLLAVSGQWQGAK, from the coding sequence ATGAAGGCTATCGCCATCTTGACGAAAGCCCTTTCGGGTTCGCCGGCGCTAGCGGCGGCGGCCTACGCCGCCGTGGTGCTGGCGCTGCTGTTGTCGGCGATCTTCTCTATTGCGGATCTGCTCGGCCAGCGGGCCGAGCTGGCTTCGTCGGCGTCGATGCTGGAGCAACTCGAAGGCCGCAGGTCTGCAGCCACCCCGGGGCAGGCCGCCGACGCCGCGGCACCTGCGGGCTCGCCGAATCTGGAAGGTGCGACGGTCACCGTCGCCGGTGCAGCATTGATCCAGCGCGTCGCGGGCGCGGTGACAAAATTCGGCGGCAACGTGCTGTCGACCCAGGTCGAACTGAAAGGCACGCAGTCGAAGGCGGGATTTCTCAGCATCCTGGCGAGCTGCGAAATCGAACAGGCCGGACTGCAGCAACTGCTCTACGATATCGAGGCCGGCATGCCCTTTCTGTTCATCGATCAGCTCGTGGTGCAAGCCCCGGCCAATGGGTCCGGTTCCGGGAGTGGAAAACTGCGAGTTCTGCTGGCGGTTTCAGGACAATGGCAGGGCGCGAAATGA
- a CDS encoding A24 family peptidase, whose translation MVAVIVFFGMLCVLSAVLAWIDIRHGIIPDWLNLTIAALGLSRAVFAGGPLAGLEAAFQGATIGVIFWLLRRLYFQVRKIQGLGLGDVKFLAAAGIWVGVTGLPLLLLVAASSALACAGLLQLAGRQLTHRTALSFGPFLAIGLLVALGLQWP comes from the coding sequence ATGGTCGCCGTCATCGTATTCTTTGGAATGCTCTGCGTGCTGAGCGCCGTGCTGGCGTGGATAGACATCCGTCACGGCATTATTCCGGACTGGCTCAATCTGACGATCGCCGCATTGGGATTGTCCAGGGCCGTGTTTGCCGGCGGCCCGCTGGCTGGTCTGGAGGCAGCCTTCCAGGGCGCGACGATCGGCGTCATCTTCTGGCTGCTGCGACGGCTTTATTTTCAGGTCCGGAAAATCCAGGGTCTTGGGCTGGGAGACGTCAAATTCCTTGCGGCGGCTGGAATCTGGGTTGGCGTCACCGGCCTGCCGCTACTGCTACTGGTTGCGGCGTCGAGCGCGCTGGCTTGCGCAGGCCTGCTGCAACTGGCCGGGCGGCAATTGACTCATCGGACCGCGCTTTCGTTCGGACCGTTCCTTGCCATCGGCCTACTGGTCGCGCTCGGTTTGCAATGGCCGTGA
- a CDS encoding alkaline phosphatase family protein, with translation MALKTIALSLLAGVACGATAQAADIDHVLLISVDGLHALDVARYVEGHPNSAFAELSSHGITYSNARTPSLSDSFPGLLALVTGGSPISHGLFYDVSYDRKLFDPSNVSCTGAAGNTVVFDESIDHYNGNISQNTIDPTKLPRGRNEFGHCVPVYPHNAIRTNTIFEVVKSKGGRTAWADKHPAYDLVNGPSGKGVDDLYTPEITNVNGFDATVSVDCTVANDQLKVTAIINEINGLKHDGSPNGGAPAVFGMNFQAVSVGQKLAKDNKDGSCAQSTHTGQPGGYADGAGTPTAVLAYGLQKTDEALGSMIRALKQRGLYNSTLVIVSAKHGQSPINPAKVNKPGHFADLVAALPDAGTNPGALAIASANACPTGPCGFVQDDDVALIWLQDQSKTQATVDYLNANAKALFIDEVLGSDELKLKFNDPTLDSRTPDIIVQPVYGTVYTGSSKKNAEHGGMSFGDTSVGLIVSNPRFPGVVLKTPVLTSQVAPTILQALDIEPEALKSVRVERTAVLPGLWDNR, from the coding sequence ATGGCACTGAAGACGATTGCCCTCAGTCTGCTGGCCGGGGTCGCCTGTGGCGCGACCGCGCAGGCGGCCGATATCGATCACGTCCTGCTGATCAGCGTGGACGGCCTGCACGCGCTCGACGTGGCGCGCTACGTTGAAGGCCATCCGAATTCGGCTTTTGCCGAATTGTCCAGCCATGGCATCACTTACAGCAATGCCCGCACGCCCTCGCTCTCGGATTCGTTCCCGGGCCTGCTGGCCTTGGTCACCGGCGGCTCGCCGATTTCCCACGGTCTGTTCTACGATGTGAGCTATGACCGCAAACTCTTTGATCCGAGCAACGTTTCCTGCACGGGCGCGGCCGGCAACACCGTCGTATTCGATGAGAGCATTGATCATTACAACGGCAACATCTCCCAGAACACCATCGACCCGACCAAACTGCCGCGCGGGCGCAACGAGTTCGGCCACTGCGTTCCGGTGTATCCGCACAATGCGATCAGGACCAATACGATCTTCGAAGTGGTCAAGAGCAAGGGTGGCCGCACCGCCTGGGCGGACAAGCACCCGGCCTATGATCTGGTCAATGGCCCCTCGGGCAAGGGCGTGGACGATCTCTACACGCCGGAAATCACCAACGTGAACGGCTTCGATGCCACTGTCAGCGTCGACTGCACGGTTGCGAACGATCAACTGAAGGTGACGGCGATCATTAATGAAATCAACGGCCTCAAGCATGACGGCTCGCCGAACGGCGGCGCCCCCGCGGTGTTCGGCATGAACTTCCAGGCGGTGAGCGTCGGGCAGAAACTGGCCAAGGACAACAAAGACGGCAGTTGCGCGCAGAGCACCCACACCGGCCAGCCCGGCGGCTACGCCGACGGCGCCGGAACGCCAACCGCGGTGCTGGCCTATGGCCTGCAGAAGACCGACGAAGCCCTGGGCAGCATGATCCGGGCGCTCAAGCAGCGCGGCCTCTATAACTCCACGCTGGTCATCGTCAGCGCCAAGCACGGCCAGTCGCCGATCAACCCGGCCAAAGTCAACAAGCCGGGCCATTTCGCCGACCTCGTTGCGGCGCTGCCGGACGCCGGAACCAATCCGGGAGCACTGGCCATCGCCAGCGCCAACGCCTGCCCCACCGGTCCATGCGGTTTCGTCCAGGACGACGACGTCGCGCTTATCTGGCTGCAGGATCAAAGCAAAACCCAGGCAACGGTCGATTACCTGAACGCCAACGCCAAGGCACTGTTCATTGACGAGGTCCTGGGCAGCGACGAGCTGAAACTCAAGTTCAACGATCCGACGCTTGACAGCCGCACGCCCGATATCATCGTTCAGCCTGTCTACGGCACCGTCTACACCGGATCGAGCAAGAAGAACGCCGAGCACGGCGGAATGAGCTTCGGCGACACCAGTGTCGGGCTGATCGTTTCCAATCCGCGCTTCCCCGGCGTCGTATTGAAAACACCAGTGCTCACCTCGCAGGTCGCGCCGACGATCCTGCAGGCGCTCGACATCGAACCTGAGGCGTTGAAGTCGGTGCGCGTCGAACGCACCGCGGTGTTGCCCGGCCTGTGGGACAATCGCTGA
- a CDS encoding alkaline phosphatase family protein produces MAFKTLNFAAGLLATALAGSAMAAEGPVPNGVPHLDHVFLIMMENHGYSQILNNPNAPFINELSRKARLATNFFAVGHPSLTNYLEVVGGSNFGVLSDNNPNWHSTSCTPNLASGTAATDTPATAAVCPIAGVGTDAPTVAVDTTNETAGPPGENNIDGIRSFPAAPGTVGKTIGDQLVAKGKSWKTYQESLPLGGADQVNYSDGVFTDSTDFSKILPALTPPLTQGGVVKLYAAKHNPFVYFKSVQDGTDPRNSLKNTVGFDGPRGLYADLATGKVPSFSLIAPNQCNDMHGRGNAGPFCNYDPTSDGTQAGLNPALIYLGDDAVKRIVQSIKASPAWHDGENAIVVMWDENDYSIAPNINKVMVIVDTNGDGDHDDRHIQSPTFYTHFSMLKSLEASFGLPCLNHACDDTTAIMADMFRR; encoded by the coding sequence GTGGCTTTCAAAACACTGAATTTTGCCGCCGGCCTGTTGGCGACGGCACTTGCAGGCAGCGCGATGGCGGCCGAAGGACCCGTTCCGAACGGCGTGCCCCATCTCGATCATGTGTTTCTGATCATGATGGAAAATCATGGCTACAGCCAGATCCTGAATAACCCGAACGCGCCCTTCATCAATGAACTCTCACGCAAGGCCCGTTTGGCCACCAATTTTTTTGCAGTCGGGCATCCGAGCCTGACCAACTACCTCGAAGTCGTCGGCGGCTCCAACTTCGGCGTGCTCAGCGACAACAACCCGAACTGGCACAGCACGTCCTGCACCCCGAATCTGGCGTCAGGCACCGCGGCAACCGATACGCCGGCAACCGCGGCGGTCTGCCCGATCGCAGGCGTCGGAACCGACGCCCCGACGGTGGCTGTCGATACCACGAACGAAACCGCGGGCCCGCCCGGCGAAAACAACATCGACGGAATCCGCTCGTTCCCGGCAGCGCCCGGCACGGTCGGAAAGACGATCGGCGACCAACTCGTTGCGAAGGGCAAGAGCTGGAAGACCTATCAGGAAAGCCTGCCGCTCGGCGGCGCGGACCAGGTCAATTACAGCGACGGGGTCTTCACCGACAGCACCGATTTCAGCAAGATTCTTCCGGCTCTCACCCCGCCGCTGACCCAGGGCGGCGTCGTGAAGCTTTACGCGGCGAAGCACAATCCGTTCGTCTATTTCAAAAGCGTTCAGGACGGCACCGATCCGCGCAACAGCCTCAAGAATACCGTTGGATTCGACGGTCCGCGCGGACTTTACGCCGATCTCGCGACCGGCAAGGTTCCGTCTTTTTCGCTGATCGCGCCGAACCAATGCAACGACATGCACGGCCGGGGCAATGCGGGCCCGTTCTGCAATTATGACCCGACCAGCGACGGCACCCAGGCCGGACTCAACCCCGCTCTGATCTATCTGGGCGACGACGCGGTGAAGCGGATCGTTCAGTCGATCAAGGCGTCGCCGGCGTGGCACGATGGCGAGAATGCCATTGTCGTCATGTGGGACGAGAACGACTACAGCATCGCGCCGAATATCAACAAGGTAATGGTCATCGTCGACACCAACGGTGACGGCGATCACGACGACCGTCACATCCAGAGCCCGACCTTTTACACGCACTTCTCGATGCTGAAGTCGCTGGAGGCGAGCTTCGGTCTTCCTTGCCTCAACCACGCTTGCGACGACACCACCGCCATCATGGCAGACATGTTCCGTCGCTGA